A single window of Nasonia vitripennis strain AsymCx chromosome 4, Nvit_psr_1.1, whole genome shotgun sequence DNA harbors:
- the LOC100115289 gene encoding histone deacetylase complex subunit SAP18 — MALAAESMALDDNKQIPDKPVDREKTCPLLLRVFCNTGRHHNIGEYTRGNVPSNELQIYTWMDATLREITALVKEVNPDARSKGTYFEFSLVTPEVRTSGYRMREIGVTCSGQKGADDNKTLAQARFTIGDYLDISITPPNRVQPVVRRGNFRQY; from the exons ATGGCATTGGCAGCAGAATCAATGGCCCTGGACGACAACAAACAGATTCCCGACAAACCCGTGGACCGTGAGAAG aCCTGTCCTCTTCTTTTAAGAGTATTTTGCAACACAGGGCGGCATCACAACATTGGTGAATATACTAGGGGTAATGTTCCCTCAAACGAGCTTCAAATTTACACTTG GATGGATGCAACTCTACGAGAAATCACTGCTTTAGTAAAAGAAGTAAACCCAGATGCTAGAAGTAAAGGAACTTACTTTGAGTTTTCATTAGTCACACCAGAAGTGCGAACCTCTGGTTATAGAATGCGAGAAATAGGTGTTACTTGTTCAGGACAAAAAGGTGCAGATGATAACAAAACTTTGGCACAAGCAAG GTTCACAATAGGAGATTACCTGGACATTTCCATCACTCCACCTAACAGAGTGCAGCCAGTGGTTCGACGAGGGAATTTTAGGCAATACTGA